A single region of the Devosia sp. FJ2-5-3 genome encodes:
- a CDS encoding ABC transporter permease: MLRFVLKRSADAILTAFLVFSFVFFAMRLLPGDPVIAMLGDQASAETIENVRRSLGLDKPIFVQYGEFLWGLVNFDLGTSLINRASVTETMMRNLPYTIALTIASTIIGILIGIPLGVLSAMKAGKAADHVTRITSFFGSALPDFYLGVLFLLLFGLTLRWFPLLGGGDNAFDLRYLAMPAMTLGLLKGFGMMRLTRTAVLDVSGRDYVRTAEALGMTRQNVIWRHIFRNAMLPVTTHLSLSIIATLGGTIAIELVFNRPGVGQLLVGAVTSRDYTLIQGGIVILSVLVVIINFLTDLLYAVIDPRVRTA, from the coding sequence ATGCTTCGCTTCGTGCTGAAACGATCGGCCGATGCGATCCTGACGGCCTTTCTGGTCTTCAGTTTCGTTTTTTTCGCCATGCGGCTTTTGCCGGGCGATCCGGTTATTGCCATGCTGGGCGATCAGGCCAGCGCCGAGACCATCGAAAATGTCCGTCGATCGCTGGGATTGGATAAGCCCATCTTCGTCCAATATGGCGAATTCCTCTGGGGCCTGGTGAATTTCGACCTCGGGACCAGCCTGATCAATCGCGCCTCGGTCACCGAGACAATGATGCGCAATCTGCCCTATACCATCGCGCTGACCATTGCCTCGACGATCATCGGCATCCTGATCGGTATCCCGCTTGGCGTTCTCTCGGCGATGAAGGCCGGCAAGGCCGCCGACCATGTAACCCGGATCACCTCGTTCTTCGGCTCTGCACTGCCCGACTTCTACCTGGGCGTACTTTTCCTTTTGCTGTTCGGCCTCACCCTCCGCTGGTTCCCACTGCTTGGCGGCGGCGACAACGCCTTCGACCTGCGTTACCTCGCCATGCCGGCAATGACCCTTGGCCTGCTCAAGGGATTTGGCATGATGCGGCTCACTCGCACTGCGGTCCTGGATGTGTCGGGTCGTGATTATGTGCGCACCGCCGAGGCTCTGGGAATGACACGCCAGAACGTTATCTGGCGACATATCTTCCGCAACGCGATGCTTCCCGTGACCACGCATCTGTCGTTGTCGATCATCGCGACGCTGGGCGGCACCATCGCCATCGAACTTGTTTTCAACCGTCCTGGCGTCGGTCAATTGCTGGTCGGCGCCGTCACCTCGCGCGACTACACATTGATCCAGGGGGGCATCGTCATCCTCTCGGTGCTGGTCGTGATCATCAATTTCCTGACCGACCTGCTTTACGCGGTGATCGACCCTCGAGTGAGGACGGCCTGA
- a CDS encoding ABC transporter permease, producing MLDRIFITFSIIFLSALAILVVFGDFIQPHDPLLQNFRARDQGPSAIYWLGTDDFGRDVFSRILEGSRLSMTIGLVSPLIAAVVGITMGTTAAYFGGWTERVVTRVTDMMMSFDPLLLGVLVVALLGPGIVNLSIAISFALIPSFIRLSRASALSVRQEGYVDAAIAMGRPSYSTILRHVLPNISGPLVVMTTIWIGAAIRMEATLSFIGLGAQPPAPSWGNIVRYGVQNIFGSPLPALFAGLAITLTVLSFNILGDALRDRLDPDRTAR from the coding sequence ATGCTCGACCGGATTTTCATAACATTTTCGATCATCTTTCTCAGCGCCCTGGCAATCCTCGTGGTCTTTGGAGATTTCATTCAGCCGCACGATCCGCTGCTGCAGAATTTCCGCGCGCGCGACCAGGGCCCCAGTGCAATCTACTGGCTCGGCACAGACGATTTCGGTCGTGACGTGTTTTCCCGCATTCTTGAAGGATCGCGCCTCTCGATGACCATCGGGCTCGTCTCGCCGCTGATTGCTGCGGTGGTCGGGATTACCATGGGCACCACTGCCGCTTATTTCGGTGGCTGGACGGAGCGTGTCGTCACTCGCGTCACCGACATGATGATGTCGTTCGATCCGCTGCTGCTCGGCGTGCTGGTTGTGGCCTTGCTAGGGCCCGGCATCGTCAACTTGTCGATCGCCATTTCCTTCGCCCTCATTCCGAGTTTCATTCGCCTCTCGCGCGCCTCGGCACTGTCGGTCCGGCAGGAAGGCTATGTAGATGCGGCAATTGCCATGGGCAGGCCGTCATACTCGACAATTCTGAGGCACGTCTTGCCTAATATCTCGGGGCCACTCGTGGTCATGACCACGATCTGGATCGGTGCCGCCATTCGCATGGAAGCGACGCTGAGCTTCATCGGCCTCGGTGCTCAACCGCCTGCACCGTCCTGGGGCAATATCGTTCGCTATGGCGTGCAGAACATCTTCGGCTCGCCATTGCCCGCCCTGTTCGCCGGCCTGGCCATCACGCTGACGGTGCTTTCCTTCAACATTCTCGGCGACGCCCTGCGTGATCGTCTCGACCCTGATCGGACCGCGCGATGA
- a CDS encoding oligopeptide/dipeptide ABC transporter ATP-binding protein, with protein MNKLLEVTDLKKIFGGSVRAVDGLSFSLAERETLALVGESGCGKSTVSRLILRLTDATEGTIRFEGQDITHMSQGALKDIRREIQFVFQDPFSSLDPRMTAGELVTEPLAVHGMVRGKAERRSTAEGLLKAVGLSAKHVDSWPRQFSGGQRQRLGIIRAFALGPRLIVADEPVSALDVSVRSQVINILQDMQEEKGTAYLFISHDMATVKHMADRVAVMYLGKIVELAPKAAFFAGPYHPYAESLLSAVPASHPSKRRKRILLAGDPPSPISIPGGCRFHTRCPIAQDICKSQEPPLQSVGEGHLAACHFAKAWPIASHLGGRFRTPEPSAALATD; from the coding sequence ATGAACAAGCTGCTTGAGGTCACGGATCTCAAAAAGATCTTCGGCGGATCGGTGCGCGCCGTTGACGGGCTGAGTTTTTCCCTGGCGGAGCGCGAGACCCTGGCACTGGTCGGAGAGTCGGGCTGTGGCAAGTCGACCGTGTCTCGCCTCATCCTGCGCCTGACCGACGCCACCGAGGGCACAATCCGTTTCGAGGGTCAGGACATCACCCATATGTCCCAGGGAGCGCTCAAGGATATCCGCCGCGAGATCCAATTTGTCTTCCAGGACCCTTTTTCGTCGCTCGATCCGCGGATGACGGCAGGCGAACTCGTCACCGAGCCCCTTGCTGTGCACGGCATGGTGCGCGGAAAGGCAGAACGGCGGAGCACGGCGGAAGGCCTGCTCAAGGCTGTGGGGCTCAGCGCCAAACATGTCGACAGCTGGCCGCGGCAGTTTTCTGGCGGCCAGCGCCAGCGCCTCGGGATTATTCGCGCTTTTGCGCTGGGCCCGCGTCTTATCGTGGCAGACGAACCCGTATCGGCCCTCGACGTGTCCGTGCGCTCGCAGGTCATAAATATCCTGCAGGACATGCAGGAAGAAAAAGGCACGGCTTATCTCTTCATCTCGCACGATATGGCCACAGTGAAGCACATGGCTGATCGTGTGGCCGTGATGTATCTGGGCAAGATCGTAGAGCTCGCGCCCAAAGCCGCTTTCTTTGCTGGTCCGTACCATCCATACGCCGAGTCCCTGCTATCAGCCGTACCGGCCTCCCATCCCAGCAAGCGCAGGAAGCGTATCCTTCTCGCTGGCGATCCGCCCAGCCCGATCAGCATACCGGGCGGCTGCCGGTTCCATACGCGCTGTCCGATCGCTCAGGACATCTGCAAGAGCCAGGAGCCGCCGCTTCAGTCCGTAGGCGAGGGCCATTTGGCAGCGTGCCATTTCGCCAAGGCCTGGCCCATTGCTTCCCACCTTGGTGGCAGATTCCGGACACCGGAGCCATCGGCGGCGCTGGCGACGGACTGA
- a CDS encoding ABC transporter ATP-binding protein: MSEPLLTINDLKVAFGPEDAPIEALRGVTLSVNRGECLGLVGESGSGKSLSALAAMRLLPTSARITGGSVRFRGREMTSASRKDLEGLRGNEISMIFQEPMTALNPVMRVGEQIAAPMRKHLGLSRTAARARAIEQLESVGIPDPHRRIDNFPHEMSGGMRQRVMIAMALACEPKLLIADEPTTALDVTIQAQILDLLRAKQKELDLAIIIITHDFGVVAEIADRVNVMYGGRVVEEAGVGALFDNTQHPYSLGLLNATPTVETAQQHRLPTIGGAVPHISEMPKGCAFHPRCPERRDECDRLVPTLEPVAPAQRVACWARSKSDEQAA, encoded by the coding sequence ATGAGCGAACCCCTCCTCACCATCAACGATCTCAAAGTTGCGTTCGGTCCTGAAGACGCCCCGATCGAAGCACTGCGAGGTGTCACACTCAGCGTCAATCGCGGGGAATGCCTGGGCCTTGTCGGCGAGTCCGGTTCGGGAAAGAGCCTGAGCGCGCTCGCTGCAATGCGCCTCCTGCCCACCTCTGCACGCATCACTGGAGGGTCGGTGCGTTTCAGGGGACGAGAAATGACAAGCGCCTCGCGCAAGGATCTGGAAGGTCTGCGCGGCAACGAAATCTCGATGATCTTCCAGGAGCCGATGACGGCACTCAACCCGGTGATGCGGGTAGGTGAACAGATTGCGGCGCCCATGCGAAAGCACCTCGGCCTGTCCAGAACGGCCGCGCGCGCCCGGGCCATCGAACAATTGGAGTCGGTCGGTATTCCGGATCCCCACCGGCGCATCGACAATTTCCCCCATGAAATGAGCGGGGGCATGCGCCAACGCGTGATGATCGCCATGGCTCTCGCCTGCGAGCCGAAGCTCCTGATCGCCGATGAGCCGACAACAGCGCTCGACGTGACCATCCAGGCGCAGATCCTCGACCTCTTGCGGGCCAAGCAAAAGGAGTTGGACCTAGCCATAATCATCATCACCCATGATTTTGGCGTGGTGGCCGAAATTGCTGACCGGGTGAACGTCATGTATGGCGGCCGCGTGGTTGAAGAGGCCGGCGTCGGCGCGTTGTTCGACAACACGCAGCATCCCTATTCACTCGGGCTGCTCAACGCCACGCCGACCGTCGAAACGGCACAGCAACACCGGCTGCCGACCATAGGCGGAGCGGTGCCGCACATCTCCGAAATGCCGAAAGGCTGTGCATTTCATCCGCGCTGCCCGGAGCGGCGCGACGAGTGCGACCGCCTCGTCCCCACACTTGAACCTGTCGCTCCCGCTCAGCGGGTGGCCTGCTGGGCTAGGAGCAAATCCGATGAACAAGCTGCTTGA